In Anabas testudineus chromosome 12, fAnaTes1.2, whole genome shotgun sequence, the genomic stretch GCGAGGCTACAGTGTGCTGTTACTGGTGCAAACTTGTTTTGTGTCAGCCACAAGGTACTGAGCCTTGGCTGTTAGTGAATGTAAACACTGCAGGAACTATAAATTACAGCATGGCTGTGAAAGGATGGCAAACTGCCACCTCATTAGTTCTGCTATTCTGACGCCTAACCATAGGGCCATTTCTGTCACGCTACCCATCTAATCCACAAAGAGGATATTATAAGGTCCACCAAAATGCTAACACAGTGTTGCATCTTCACTAGTTTCGTTGTGGGAGGAGAGTGTCTCACTGAACGTATTTAAACTTATGACACATACGTAATGTACTGTGAGAAACCACTGTATAATTTTAGATAGATGAGATACCATATTCCTTTCTCGTGTCAGTGCACTAAATATGCTGGGCTTAGATGAGCTTGGCTAAGTTGTCAGCGTCCACCAACATCATTCTACCAGCAGGAACACAACATGAGGACAGGATATTGTGGTTTTACATACCCATGTTTTGCAAATTAAATTCCACTGAGATGGAGCAgaacctttaaacaaaacctACCATGCTTTGTGTCGCTCTTAAAGTGGTGGATGTGACAGGAGATATGGTGATGCTGCTcatcactttgttttgtgtgctcCTGGTAGCTGTGGTGGTGATTTGACGGGGGGAACGCAGAACTGTCCCAGTTGATAAGGTCATTTCCTTGCTTTCTGTTACAGCAGCCACTGGCCTGACTACCATCTTAGGGGTGATGCTGTTGCCTAGATGAATATGGATCTTGTTGTCGTCGGTGGTTGTGATGATGCTTGTGTTGTTAAGGCCCTTACGTACAGGCATAGGGACCATCTGCTTCTCAGGAGTAACCTTGAAAACAGCTCGGCCCATAGTCATCTCCTGTGGCTCTGGAGAAGCAGACACTTCAGGCACTACAGCAGTGCTGACTGTCATAATGGAGACAGGGGACAAAGGCCTTCCTGCGGCAGAGGAGGGAGTTCGGGTGCTTTCTGGGGACTTGGCTCTGGATATTGTTGTTATGGTTACTGGAGACTTGGCTCTTTCAGGGCCATGAGGTCCAGTGGTGGGCTTTCTCCTGGAAGCTGGAGCGGAGCACGTGGGAATGATTGTGATTCTGGATTTAGGTTGAGTTGGGTTGGGGCTGAGGGGGGCTGAGCTTGAGAAAGCATCTTCAGTAGTAGGGCTGCTTATGTCAACAGTGGCCATGTTTTGGTGATGTCCAGGGGTTACTCTGATGTGTAAAGGCTGCCCTTGCTTTGGGGACACGGACAGTTCAGAAGGCAAATGATCTCCATTTATGTGAAGAGGCTTTTCCAAGTTGGTCTCTTGATGAATGTGTTCCTTCTTTCTCATCCAAGGAATCCAGGATTTTTTCAAACCTAGATCACTACTAGATGAAGGACAACGCTCAACGGCACCACTCTTTTCTGTTGGCTTTTTAAGGCACTTCTGTCTGAGGTTGTTCATGATGTGATTTTCTTCTTGAACTGACTTCCTGATGAACACAGCTGGGGTATCCTCTTCTGCCAGCCGAGCAGAAAATGCCTCTGTCTGCACTCCTGTAGATGCCACAGCGACATCCACCATTCTCCTCCCATTTAAGCTGGGCCTTAGAGCTCGACTATGACGCTttgctacctccagctcttgGGTGAGATGGAAGACTTCCGTGCCCATGTTCTTggctttctcctcctcttccaagAACCTCTGCTGTAAGACCGAGTAGTCCACTTGCAGCTGAGAAAGCTGATCTTCTTTGTGCATTAGTTCATGGATCTTCTCCTTGAGGGCTAATACATCAGCTTGCAGTTCCCTAGTTCTGGCCTCCTCTCTCTTGCAACGTTGTCGGAGATCTTCTTCCTggctttcctcttctcctttctcaATTGCTTTGTTCCGTGCTATCTGACTCCTcatttcctccacctgctgggAAAGAATGTTGGCTTTGTCTTGTTCAGTCATGAACCTTTTCTCCAACATGCCATACTGATCCTCTGTCTTAATCAGATCTCCCTCCACCACCTCAAGCTGTTTGAGACGATTTTTCAGGCGCTCAATTTCATATGTCAGTTCTTTAACTTTGTTGTCTTCTCTTCTAATGGGATCAGGCATTCTTCCCAGGTCACATTTCACTGAGTTCTTCACTGATAGCTTTTCTGCTTGCTCATACCCATCTAACCTCTTTTTCATCTGACTAACCTTAGAATTAAGTTCACTGGATTTACCAATTTCATAAGCTAGCTTGGTGTTTAGGTCTGTCTTTTCTGTGGTTAGAGTTTCTACTTTGGTTTCCATTTCAGATTTCAACTTCAGGAGTTTTTTGCTTTCTTCTATCAGTTTCTCAGTCACTTCCATAACTTTACCCTGCTCAGCTTTGACCATCTCACACAAATCCTCCTTGTTATTTTCATATGACTTTAATCTTTCCATCAGGGTCTTTCGCTCTTCCATCAAAGCAACAGTCAATGATTTAAGCTTGCCCAAGTCATCCTTAAGGCTCAACTCAGACTTTTCCAACTTGAGTTCGGAAGACTCAAGCTCCTTCATGCGGATCCTGAGATCTACAACTTCATCTGAGAGCTCTTTGGTCAGGTTCTTCTCTCTATCTAAAGCAGTGCGTAACTGTTCACCCTCAGATTTGCTGATGCTGAACTCACCCTCAACTTTTTCTAACTCGTTCATTCTTTTCTGAAGCTTCTCCACCTCTAGCCTGAGGTCTTTACTCTTACTATCCTCTTCTTGTAATCTCTTTCTTAACTCCTTACACTGATTTTCAGTCTTGGTTATTTCTTCATCCTTTCCTTCCATTTCCAGTACCCGCTTCCGCAAGTTCTCCAATTCAGCGATCAAGTTGGAGTTGCCACACTCCCCTTTGCTGATTTTCTCCCTGAGTTGCTGCAGTTCCTCATCAGATTTTCTCAAGATCCTGTTGTTGTCCTCTAACTCTTCCACTTTATGCGTAAGCCCCAGCAGTTTAGCATTCAGTTGTCGGTTGTGGATCTCTAGAGTGGCTAGCTTGGCGCTCATCTCCTCATGTTGTTGGGTTACCTTGGCAGATTTCTCTTTAAGTTCAGCCTCCAGGCTTAGTACCCTGTGGCCATCCTCCTGAGCATGCTCCCTAGCTTCACCGAGTGCCTGGTCCTGCTGCTGCAACTGCTGGCTCAGCTCCTGGATCCGCTGGCTTTGTTGGTCCATTTGCTCTATGTGCTCCTCGCGCTCATTCACCAACATCAGGGCAAAGGACTTCAACTTGATCAGCTCCTCTCGCACCTTGGCCAGACGTTTGGAgtgttctttctctttttttacctGGTAAGCTTTCTCGTTCTCAAGCAGCCTCTTCAGTCTAAAACATGTCAGGGGAAAAACAAAGGCATGGCATCAGTGTAATGTTACAGTGATTTCTGAAGTCAGTAACTGTATCTGTGTTTACAGTTGTGTCATAGTAATATATAACTGTTTGTATCccataatttatatttaactctGTTAATGTTTCAATGACAATAAGTGTTAAACCTTATCCTAGGTTGAGTGTTCTTGCTTAAATCTCTAAAGTTTTTCATTAAACATATTCACTTGCAGAAATTCACTGATACATTTATACTTGGCTGCTGAAAGTCTAATACAAAAAGAGAATCTTTGAAAAACAATCATTGAAAGTACAATGCTATGCAGAACAAGAAATAAGATCAATGGGGACAACTGCAGTAGCAAAGACATACATTGCATCATCCCAAAACCTGAATAAAAACTAACAACACTAACTGCTTGTGAAAGTTTAACACCCCCTCACCAAGtggtcttcttttctctccacttcTTTCTATGCTGCTCATGCACATTCTCATCTCCGGCTCCAACAAAATGCATGCAAATCAGACTGAATGCAAAGCTGCATCTTCTTCTTATACACTCCCAGGCACATACTAATCCATTACCCAACCTGAACATTTTTGCATTgcaaaagaaagcaaatcaaTAGGCACCAGCACAAAAGAGCATGTTCATACTGTACAGATTAACTTCCAAATGTTCAAAATAAACCTGTTTCCGAACATATCTGCTATTTCAATGAAGTCACAACTGTAAATCAATCCCCAACTTACCAGCTACAGATGCTCTACAAACAGGCACACATATACAAAATCCTCCAAGAATCTATAAGAAGCAGCCAGATCCTCCTTTTCCAcagctcctccatcatcacGTTCATGTTATCAGGGCAGTGAAAGGTGAATAAATACAGTGTGACAACACTAGACTTCTCATGTGTGATGTCACATCATCCATATAAGGCAGTAATTTGTGTATGAGAGTGTGCGTGCTGCTCTGCTTTGTACACTGTGAAGGGGGTGGGACCCTCACCACAGGAGGAGTGTTTTTGCAAAAGTCCCCCCAATTTTTATGCTTCCATGACATACaacattttgtatgttttatagatagatagatagatagatagatagatagatagatagatagatagatagatagatagatagatagatagatagatagatagataaataatagaaattagaaattaggaagttacaataaataatgttaatattttttgcAGAAGATTTGCTGTGAGGGGAAACTGGACTAAAATGAGGTTCCCTGCAaagtatactgtaaatgtaatgagGAAACCAGATAGGGATGAGTTGAATGTCTCCCTTGTGGTGAAGAAGATCTGGGAGAATATAACTATACAataggtttgtgtgtgcagaccATTAGAGGAAACCTACTGAAAATATCTGcaaatgattttaatttgaaccaTTAAGTCCTGATTCTCACTGTGTAAATGGTAATAAACAACTAACACTGCCAAGTGGGATGAGTGTGTGTAGTTACTGTGCAAAGGAGACATCCAAATCTCGAAGTGCACAGCCAGATGTCATTGCCACCCTAGAAATTGGCACTCTAAAATTACTTTCATGCAAAGGTCATAGTCATGATGTCAGTGGTACTTGACACTGATGTCAAATCAAGTGAGAAATATAGTTCAGCCTAGAAAGGCTGTGCTCTGTTACTGAGGGAGAAATAGCAACGGACAAAatgtctgtgtacagtatagcTAGTTGTAAGTGCCAAATACAAATGCTTGGCTAGGAGCTTAATCACAGGGTAAACAGTCATTCTGATTGGTGTAAATTTAGATCTAGACTCTAAGAAACATCTTACTACTGTGTTATTATGTATATCGAGTGCATATGTTTCGTCATAGTGTGTTTTTGAATGAGAGTTTCGGTGTAATTTCTAACTGTGCATGAATCCACAAGGTTAAACATTTCATCCCATGTTTACCTGGGTATTTTCTCAGAGCCCCCTCGTGTCAGGACTGAAATAGACTTGAAACAAAACACCGTATTGTACAGTAATGAAATTTCGAGGCAGAGAAAAAGCATTAAGTGTTACTCAAGAGAGTCGGTGATAGAGTCCAGTGCTCTGTTCAGAGTTGTGTTAAAAGTGACAGATGGTTGAAGAATGTACAGTTTTAACTGGAAAGCAAAGCagcattttctattttgtgtgtgACTTTGCACTCTTTAAAACTCCCTTCAGGAATGGGAGCGCTTCCTTCCCTTAATCATTACCTACACCACCATTgcacttaaatattttaacttcTTGATGTATAACTGTTAACTATTTTTAACGGCAGATGTTTGGCACAAGCCCTCTGACCTTTCTCTCTTCAACCAGGTGGCTGGAGGAGATCACGTTGATAAGGATGAAATGATGACATGCTTCCATGTCACCTGAGAGAGtgaatgtgaaaacagagcTGTTCCAGACATGGCAGATACATGAATGTTTCTGTGtagacacagaaaagaaagtCATGTTTCTGTTAATATGGGTGAACTCTGTTTATTGCTTTCAGTGCATTCATCTTTTCGTAGATACTTctcctgctgtttcctgtttttgtgtcCTTCTGATGGTACTTGTTGCCAGTATTGTGTCCTTTTAGGGAAACAGAAATAAGAATCTGGGCTGTGCAGGTGCTTCCGGATCGAGACCTAGCGGTTGATCACCCACTCCGTGCTCTATGTGAGGTGACAGAGGTCGATCTGTGCATGATCCAAAGAACCTACTGGAAACCACCTGGCATAAAAAGTAGGTTGCTTCTTTCTTACATGCAAAGTAAGGATCAAGTTTAAATAAAGTGGTTGTTCACAAGCCACGGGATTTGTATCACAAGCTTCAAAAAAATAGAAACGTCAGTTCAGCCCACCACTTGAACTGCTAAACCTAAATGGTTTGaatcataaaacacaaaactttaCTATagatattaagttcttttaaTTGACAATTTACATTTAGGAACAATTCTTTCCTGAAATTAAATCATGACCGCCCCCTTCCTCTGTCTTATGAAACCAGAGGAGTAGCTATAACGCTAAACTAAAGTCTGATTTTCTAATCCACTTCCACAGTATTTCAGCTGTCATGATGATTTAGCgtccatgtttttttattttccctgtgTCCTGCAGTAAAAAGCAGGGAATAAAGGTGATGTGTGCCTCCGCTGGGTCAGTactgcaaatgaaatgtttgaagTTTTGACAGTCAGTGAAATGCAGCCTATAAGTGATGTCTTGTCTGTGCTACAGATGACTGGCTGTACTGTAAATCGACAATACATCACAGATGTTCTGTCTCTTGTGCTCTCTCGCTCCGCACACATTATCATGTCTGACAATCCACAAAAGCAAATACGCATAGGAGACCACATGTTCGTGTAATTAATGCATACTGTCTGTCAGGGCTGTAGTGTGGGAATGGACAGTGAAGGgaataacaacaaaatacatCAAGGCCATCGAGCATCAGCTAACTAAACTCTTTCATGTGTGAGCGCTTTAATTACCAGGGCCTCCTACTAGTATGCATTCAGTGCGTGTCTACTCAAGCAAGCTTGTGAGGCCCTATACATACAGTACGTATGATTATGTTGTTGCTCCACTTAACCCTTCATGTCCCATCTACCGATGACCAACAACAAGCCAGGTCTCACACTCAGGGAATCCTTCACAAATGATAACACGAGATCATTAAAACTTCGCTTGCATTTGCTCCCATCCTCCACCCACTGGCCTCATCCCCATCCCTCTTTGTCCCTGACCTCCTTCGATTCCACAGCAAAGACCCTGACCCCTTCCTCACCTGCAATCTCCACTCTGcctccctcctttcttcccAAGCTCTGTACCTGTCCCTGTCAAACAAAGGAATGCGAGGTTATCACTTTAGTTAGCAGCTCGTCTGTCTCATGCTTCACACAGTGGGTGAGACCATCTTTGACACATTCTCCGACGTCAGTGCATTCCTTCTCCACACCTTCTCCACAACCTCCCTGGTTGATTTCCCAGTCTGTCCTGCAAGCTAATTAACACTACCACTTTCACAGTATGTATAATCAATGTCAACTCATTTATACTCTATTAAAGTACaataatgatgaaaatgtgtgtcAGTATAGCAAAGCTATatcacaaaaatacataaatcatcAGATCATTAAAAGGATGGGGTGGTTCTAATGTGACTCTTATAGGATTAGGACTTTccaccttctctcctcctcacctttCCCGCTCCTGCTCCAACAGATTTGTGAAGTCATCGCTCTTGTTCATGTAGTCTGCGTGTTTGCGCTTTTCTGTGTCCAGCTCGCGGACAGTGCGGTGATGACATTTTTCGGCGAGCAGCAACTGACCCAGCATCCTCCGGTACGTCTCCCTGTGTTTCTCCTGCAGATGCTCCAGCTGACAAAGTCAAAGATGCACAATCACGCCCGCAACACgttaatagaaaatgtattctTCATTATCATACAAGTGGCACACTGTTGTGACCCGCTGAGAGTTATCTACTGACCTCAACTATAGGCTTTTGATAGACACTTTGGTTGCATTGCTCAGTACCGGTGATGGAACCATCCCTCTTCAGGGCCTGCAGGGCTGAGGCAGGAACCGCAGTGCCATAGCGTGATTCGAGGGCCTCTGGGGGAGTCTGTTTGGACTTTAACATGCAGATAACATCGTCTCTGGCCTGAGAAAACagatgtataaaaaaacatacagatgaTTTAGCATTTGAGAGTGTGTGAACACTGCAAAAGGGCATTTGTTTGAAGAGACAGTGATTGCAGTGTTCTTCACATCAAGCTGTGcacatttttctgaaatgtcCCTGCACATGACATGACCTAAAACAAATGCCACAGGTGTTGAAGCACCAGTAGTTTGCTCAGTCTGTCTGCTTCAGCGTTCTGGGACCTAAGGTTTACCTTTTTGctccttttctctgtgctgGCACGTTGCCATTTTCAACCACAAGATGGAGCTATTGTGCaaaaagctgcaataaaagcAAAATCCAAAGCATGCAGAGCCAGTTGTAGTTCAAGCCATTTTTGTATTCATCCACAATGACTTTCAcaggtttcttttcttttcctcatcaTCAAACTTGTCCTACCTTATTAAATAAGGTCCAAAGATAACAATATGGCAACTACAGTGGGCAAAACCCACCTGAACCTCTCCTTCCATGATCcccagcagcttcagcagatCCTCTTTAGACAGGTCCTCGATACCcggtcttttttttccagcctctGTGGAATCCAGTAGCAGCTTCTCTTTGTCAGAGATCACCTCAGCCTCCCCTTTGCCATCACCCTCCTTCTCCTGAACTTTAGCCTTCAGGCTCTTCATGGGTAGGCCGACTTCTTGTTCTTGGCTCATCTCATGGTCGCCCTGTGAAACCCCAAGAACCCCATTGGCCGGGTTCTCCACCCCACTGCTTTTGGACCTCATCTCCCACCTGGCcagcaacagaagaaaatagAGAAGATAGtatcacatttgtcttttttttatgactttGGCTTTGACTGCCTGTCTTAATATCACAACTTCCCATGTGCTGTCTTACTGACCCACTTTCATCCAGTGACCTGCTTATTCccacatatatactgtacacagtgaaTACAACTAGAAAATATTCTCCTTAACATTTCCAACCTGAAATAAATATCCagtactttgtgtgtgtgtgtctatgtgtgtttgtgtattccTGACCCAGGGTTTGTGTATCCCATGCTGAGCATTGATGATCTCTGGCACTCCTAGGTGCTCTAAGTTTCTCCACTGACATTAAGAGAttgaatcaaacattttatgcacgcactgaaaataaatctgttgaCAAGTTTAATTTTACCATATTAATCATGTCTAACGACACAGGTCTTGTTGTATTGTAGTGTACACCAGTAGTGTCCTGGTTGTTAAGACAGGGAAATTACTGGCCATTGCAAAATTATGTTTCtaatttacatttgtgtcaATGCAAAATAATGAACATAAGTGCTTacagctatttatttatttttaaattaactgaTCAAGTGCTCAATAGTTATGATGCCCTGTAGGTCCTTCAGATGCACCTGCGTTTGCCTGTCTTTGCGGTGGTGTTGTCTCTTTAAGACAGAGCAAGTGCACTCTTTCAAATCAGTTTTAGACATCACAtcaacagcatttttttaattacaaacagaaaaacatcccCCTGGCCCCCAAAATCCCCTTCGCAGCTCCATGGTGATGTCATACGACCTGGAATTCTGAATCATGCGTTGAGAAATCATGagtaaaatgtgatgaattCTCTCTTAGGATTGCCTGTAACTAAGAAACCACAACAAGTATGTCTGATAATCTCCTAGAGACACTCTGGCAGATCTGGGATGAACATCACTAACTTTTTGAATTAGTCTAACCATatttaaacaacataataacGGTGAATTGAGTTACAGTAGAGGAATTATGCTTATGTCTGAGGCTTCCAAGCAAGTCTAATAAAGGTTTCAGTTCACATGAAGCAAAATGTTTATCTTCTTCCGTAATGCGGTCAGTGAAGTTAAGACGGCAGTGAATTCTAATGATGCTTGAAACCAGTCTCTTTGAGTCCTACCTGTTTCCAGGAAAAAGATCCAGGCATAGAAGAGGGGTGCAAGATAACACAAAATGCATCTCTCAGTTCAaacaggggggaaaaaaaagaaatctgacaaACCAACACATTAAGAACATTCCTCATCTTACTTCTGGGAGTTCAGTGAGTGCGTACAGGCTCCGCAGAGATCTGGTTCGTAAATGGAGATTAATTGCAGTGCCTTCTGTCCTGCTCAAAACTATTAGTTTCAGCTGTGGGCGCACTACCATTGACTGAGGCGTTGTAGTACAGGAGCAAGTGCTCAGACCGGTCATGCCGCCATTCAAGCAGCGCCAACGGGTTTGAATGATGCCCAAAGGTGGAGGGCATGAAAATGGGCACCGCTGGAGTACGAAGGTGATGAAACACCGAAACATGTGCAGTACTGTAAACTACTCCAGCAGAGTTCTTAAGTACCAACGACAAAATGGTTCACACACAGTTGgaccatttatttttaatttctggGCTGATGCCATGAGAAGCTACTGTAAcagctcatttcattttgtggtgTCACTTCTGTTCACAAGAGCAAACAGGAGAGTGTGGGAGTGTTTATAGTCAtttcagagctgtgtgtgtatacaaaGGTCGTATAAAACAGcagttattgattttatttatcagATAACTCATTCACTACGTGTAGAATTACAGTTGGTACACTGACAAATTCATTTTTCCTCGT encodes the following:
- the LOC113158656 gene encoding filamin-A-interacting protein 1-like — encoded protein: MRSKSSGVENPANGVLGVSQGDHEMSQEQEVGLPMKSLKAKVQEKEGDGKGEAEVISDKEKLLLDSTEAGKKRPGIEDLSKEDLLKLLGIMEGEVQARDDVICMLKSKQTPPEALESRYGTAVPASALQALKRDGSITGTEQCNQSVYQKPIVELEHLQEKHRETYRRMLGQLLLAEKCHHRTVRELDTEKRKHADYMNKSDDFTNLLEQERERLKRLLENEKAYQVKKEKEHSKRLAKVREELIKLKSFALMLVNEREEHIEQMDQQSQRIQELSQQLQQQDQALGEAREHAQEDGHRVLSLEAELKEKSAKVTQQHEEMSAKLATLEIHNRQLNAKLLGLTHKVEELEDNNRILRKSDEELQQLREKISKGECGNSNLIAELENLRKRVLEMEGKDEEITKTENQCKELRKRLQEEDSKSKDLRLEVEKLQKRMNELEKVEGEFSISKSEGEQLRTALDREKNLTKELSDEVVDLRIRMKELESSELKLEKSELSLKDDLGKLKSLTVALMEERKTLMERLKSYENNKEDLCEMVKAEQGKVMEVTEKLIEESKKLLKLKSEMETKVETLTTEKTDLNTKLAYEIGKSSELNSKVSQMKKRLDGYEQAEKLSVKNSVKCDLGRMPDPIRREDNKVKELTYEIERLKNRLKQLEVVEGDLIKTEDQYGMLEKRFMTEQDKANILSQQVEEMRSQIARNKAIEKGEEESQEEDLRQRCKREEARTRELQADVLALKEKIHELMHKEDQLSQLQVDYSVLQQRFLEEEEKAKNMGTEVFHLTQELEVAKRHSRALRPSLNGRRMVDVAVASTGVQTEAFSARLAEEDTPAVFIRKSVQEENHIMNNLRQKCLKKPTEKSGAVERCPSSSSDLGLKKSWIPWMRKKEHIHQETNLEKPLHINGDHLPSELSVSPKQGQPLHIRVTPGHHQNMATVDISSPTTEDAFSSSAPLSPNPTQPKSRITIIPTCSAPASRRKPTTGPHGPERAKSPVTITTISRAKSPESTRTPSSAAGRPLSPVSIMTVSTAVVPEVSASPEPQEMTMGRAVFKVTPEKQMVPMPVRKGLNNTSIITTTDDNKIHIHLGNSITPKMVVRPVAAVTESKEMTLSTGTVLRSPRQITTTATRSTQNKVMSSITISPVTSTTLRATQSMTGHDAQPPRTGLTRIPMSKSLKTGKTVLGSLGISTGVKLESRTETQSMRIEVKKSTVNSNNLQNGGKQT